A region from the Gemmatimonadaceae bacterium genome encodes:
- a CDS encoding BatD family protein has product MIGALALFAQLAIVAHAPDSAAACEAIEVSVAVRAPGRVAPQLVSPSFYPFDVLRSSAVPHVTYDQNSVIAEYRYVLTTDRIGTFSIAPFEARLNGASTRSRLVQISVRSGARANVPTVVARARIDTSLDVNYRALTVPETVYVGQQANYEVAVFLNQTVRDRLRRNPTFFPPDMQSMLAYDLPARGESAHRTGGSHCFDALVYQRALFPLMPGRFAIPPAQLVYSLPLSASFFSREETHELQTDSTIIVAVEPPLSGRPADYGGAVGNLRLAAKVDTSTSRVGDPVVLTVSVSGTGNVKLFPRPNVGLGWATLVKGDERVDVDTTARKIAGSKEFDWVLTPKIAGELDVPPIRYSYFNPETRRYEVAATSTTHMHVAPGALASADTARTENLLSLRTRYRGVAGSPLHEHPVFWAVLALLPVPALTLRSRDRRRRAIPMSASATARLATLARESNAARDPCEVRRTFTLALADRLGLQPESFTRAGGLARALRRRGVSTDVALDAERFLRELDEAAFSSSGTLAPDAADRASRIYRTVDEEALPRTQIAAPVFGIIVAIALSTAAAVHAFDGVNARRLFDAGVSEYQQHNFVAARESFIAAARAEPRAPDAWANVGTASWAVADTARSVGAWQRALRLEPLAADLRERVELVHALPWTSAGYVPPLPPAWVFDVAALLWCLAWGAAAVRAARGQIVGARETVTLAVIAVLVAIGGFALQEKMSGRHVAVIRHTASLSSDPELGGDRGATAIIGEVVRVAGRQGAWTRVVLDDGRDGWLENPSLISLDAVDTSALAN; this is encoded by the coding sequence GTGATCGGCGCGCTGGCGCTGTTCGCGCAGCTCGCGATCGTCGCGCACGCGCCGGACAGCGCCGCCGCGTGCGAGGCAATCGAGGTCAGTGTCGCGGTGCGGGCTCCTGGCCGCGTCGCGCCGCAGCTCGTCTCGCCGTCGTTCTATCCGTTCGACGTGCTCCGGTCGTCCGCCGTGCCGCACGTGACGTACGATCAGAATTCTGTGATTGCCGAATATCGGTATGTGTTGACGACGGATCGCATCGGAACGTTCTCGATCGCGCCGTTCGAAGCACGGCTGAACGGTGCGAGCACGCGCTCGCGCCTCGTGCAGATCTCGGTGCGGAGCGGTGCCCGGGCGAACGTACCGACGGTCGTTGCCCGCGCGCGCATCGACACGAGCCTCGACGTCAATTATCGAGCGCTCACGGTGCCCGAGACCGTCTATGTCGGACAGCAGGCGAACTACGAAGTCGCGGTGTTTCTGAATCAAACGGTGCGCGACCGGCTGCGCCGCAACCCCACGTTCTTTCCGCCCGACATGCAGTCGATGCTCGCCTACGATCTGCCGGCGCGTGGTGAGAGTGCGCACCGGACCGGCGGATCGCACTGCTTCGACGCGCTCGTGTATCAGCGCGCGCTGTTCCCGCTCATGCCGGGCCGCTTCGCGATCCCACCGGCGCAACTCGTCTACTCGCTGCCGTTGTCGGCCAGCTTCTTCAGCCGCGAGGAGACGCACGAGCTGCAAACGGACAGCACGATCATCGTCGCCGTCGAGCCGCCGCTGAGCGGCCGGCCCGCCGACTACGGCGGCGCGGTCGGCAATCTGCGCCTCGCGGCCAAAGTCGATACGTCAACGTCGCGCGTCGGCGATCCGGTCGTGCTGACGGTCAGCGTGTCGGGTACGGGAAACGTGAAGCTCTTTCCGCGACCGAACGTCGGCTTGGGCTGGGCGACGCTCGTCAAAGGCGACGAACGCGTCGACGTGGACACCACCGCGCGCAAGATCGCCGGTTCCAAGGAATTCGATTGGGTGCTGACGCCAAAGATCGCGGGTGAGCTCGACGTCCCGCCGATTCGCTACAGCTACTTCAATCCCGAAACCCGGCGATACGAAGTCGCGGCCACGAGCACGACGCACATGCATGTGGCGCCCGGCGCGCTCGCGTCGGCCGATACAGCGCGTACAGAGAATCTGCTGTCGCTGCGCACGCGATACCGCGGCGTCGCGGGCTCGCCGTTGCACGAGCATCCGGTCTTCTGGGCCGTGCTCGCGCTGTTGCCCGTTCCCGCGCTGACGCTCCGTTCCCGCGATCGTCGCCGGCGCGCGATACCGATGTCGGCGTCAGCGACGGCGCGACTCGCCACGCTCGCGCGCGAAAGCAATGCGGCGCGCGATCCCTGCGAGGTGCGGCGGACGTTCACGCTCGCCCTTGCGGATCGACTCGGGCTGCAACCCGAAAGCTTCACGCGCGCCGGCGGGTTGGCGCGCGCGCTTCGCCGGCGCGGTGTCTCGACCGACGTCGCGCTCGATGCCGAACGTTTTCTGCGCGAGCTCGACGAAGCGGCATTCTCGTCGTCGGGCACGCTTGCGCCCGACGCGGCGGATCGCGCGAGCCGGATCTATCGCACGGTGGATGAGGAAGCATTGCCTCGCACGCAGATCGCCGCGCCGGTATTCGGGATCATCGTCGCGATTGCCTTGAGCACCGCCGCCGCCGTGCACGCGTTCGACGGCGTGAATGCTCGCCGCCTCTTCGACGCCGGCGTCAGCGAGTACCAGCAGCACAATTTCGTCGCGGCGCGCGAGTCGTTCATCGCCGCCGCCCGTGCGGAGCCGCGAGCGCCGGACGCGTGGGCGAACGTCGGCACGGCGTCGTGGGCGGTGGCCGACACCGCGCGCAGCGTTGGCGCATGGCAGCGCGCGCTGCGACTCGAGCCGTTGGCCGCCGACCTTCGCGAGCGCGTCGAGCTGGTGCACGCGCTCCCGTGGACGTCCGCCGGGTATGTTCCACCACTGCCGCCCGCATGGGTGTTCGACGTCGCGGCGCTCCTCTGGTGTCTCGCATGGGGCGCGGCGGCCGTGCGTGCGGCGCGCGGTCAAATCGTCGGCGCACGTGAAACGGTAACGCTCGCCGTGATCGCGGTGCTCGTCGCGATCGGCGGATTCGCGCTGCAAGAGAAGATGTCCGGCCGCCACGTCGCGGTCATTCGACACACCGCGTCGTTGAGCAGCGACCCCGAGCTCGGCGGGGATCGCGGCGCAACGGCCATCATCGGCGAAGTGGTGCGTGTCGCCGGCCGACAGGGCGCGTGGACGCGCGTGGTGCTCGACGACGGCCGCGACGGCTGGCTGGAGAACCCATCGCTGATCTCCCTCGACGCCGTCGACACGTCGGCACTCGCCAATTGA